The following proteins are co-located in the Sporolactobacillus pectinivorans genome:
- a CDS encoding helix-turn-helix transcriptional regulator, whose product MKFQEKLQSLRKQRGMSQEKLAESLGISRQAVSKWESGQSYPDTDKWVALSNLFGVPIDNLVRDELLIEKERQQEHRLSAYYFMRRYEFRSKKTLFGLPLVHINLGPGFCMAKGILAIGNVSIGVLSLGGISLGGLCFGGLSAGLIGVGGAALALLFAVGGLSIGILAIGGQAIGVLTLGGLSVGMFSIGGAVFASHVAIGGYAEGHVAIGHTAHGAKTLIVHANDLSDLTSAQIRHLIHKEYPNLWRPIVDWLTFLFR is encoded by the coding sequence ATGAAATTTCAGGAAAAACTGCAGTCATTGAGAAAACAGCGCGGCATGTCCCAGGAAAAACTGGCCGAGTCGCTCGGCATCTCAAGGCAAGCCGTATCAAAGTGGGAATCGGGTCAATCCTATCCGGACACGGATAAATGGGTGGCACTCAGCAATTTGTTCGGCGTCCCGATCGACAATCTGGTGAGAGATGAGCTGTTGATTGAAAAAGAAAGGCAACAGGAACATCGTCTCAGCGCGTATTATTTTATGCGGCGCTATGAGTTTAGAAGCAAAAAGACACTTTTCGGTCTTCCCCTCGTTCATATCAATCTTGGTCCGGGTTTCTGCATGGCCAAAGGAATTCTGGCCATCGGCAATGTATCGATCGGTGTTCTTTCTCTCGGGGGAATCTCTTTGGGCGGATTGTGCTTCGGCGGATTGTCTGCCGGATTAATCGGTGTTGGCGGAGCAGCTTTAGCTTTGCTCTTTGCGGTCGGCGGTTTATCGATTGGAATACTGGCTATTGGCGGCCAGGCGATCGGAGTTTTAACTTTAGGCGGATTGTCGGTTGGTATGTTCTCAATCGGCGGAGCTGTTTTTGCCTCGCATGTCGCTATTGGCGGCTATGCAGAAGGACACGTTGCTATTGGGCATACGGCACATGGCGCCAAAACTTTAATTGTTCATGCCAATGACTTGAGCGATCTTACTTCAGCACAAATTAGGCATTTAATTCACAAAGAGTATCCAAACCTTTGGAGACCGATTGTCGACTGGTTGACTTTTTTATTCAGGTGA